tgagaaggggagaagaggatgggtgaggaggaaatgagggagcaggaaggttgagttgggggaagaatagaaaaaaacaagaaaggagataccataacacagggagacattttaggtttaaagagaaatcaggcactagggaaatgtctggagatctacaaagatgacaccaactaagcatctagcaagagtggagaggctaccttaaatgccctcccctgataaagagattgatgactgacttataggccacccaatagccctcatccagcagctggtggaagtagaagcagatgatcacaactaatcactgaactgaactggaatccagatgcagagaaagatgagtgaagagcaaaggggtccagaccaggctggtgaaacccacagaaacagctgacctgaacatcggggaactcttgctccccagactgatagctgggaaaccagcatgggactgatccagaccccaggaacatgggtttcagtgaggaaacctcggaaatctacaggacctcctgtagtagttcagtacttatccctagcataggtgtagactttgagAGCCTactccatatagaggaatactccctaagccaagaaaCACTGGGGAGTgagcctaggctctatcccaaaggatgtgatagactctgatgacaccctatggaaggcctcacactccctgtggagaagaaaggatatgtgataggtagggttttagttggggggtgggtggtaggggaggacaggagggagagggaactgggattgacatgtaaagcaatcttgttttcaactcaaataaaaaaaatctacaaaaaaagaaaagcactatAATACTGATTAAAAAACCCagcaaatttaatttaaaaatggccTGTGGATATGATTTGCTAATGTAACAAATGTAAATGCTTCATTAATATGCATACAGATATTACTATTTTTCTCATAGTTGGAGGAATGCAAATtggtaatttaaaaatgaagtatcaCCACGCAAAAATTCCATACACTAGAGGCTGCCTGAGAGCGAGAGGAGCTCTTACTTTGTTGATTAGATGCGAAGTGTTATGGCATACCTTGAAAAGActaattaaaattgaaaagaagTATGCAGTTCATAATCTTATTTCTGGGAATCAatccaagagaaataaaaatattcagctttcatgttacatgttaaaaatgtttattgcaacattgttgtcttttaaaattgGAGGCTAAGGGTGCTCAAATGGAGGAATGGTTTGAGAAGTTATGGCACTTCCACAAGAAGGAGTTTTagatttataaaaaaaacaaaacaaaaaacaaaacaaaaaaaccccttcAACCAGTTAGAGCTAAGTCATTGGCCATGTACATGACTATATTTTCTAAATAGAGATGGATAGTCTcctatatgcatatgtatttacatacacaCGTGTTCAGATATTTGGCTATAAGAAAGATATCTACTCTACAGTTAGCCCAGGGGTGctcagaggagcagaaatacGTAAAAATATGATAAGGATGGcaagtcaagaaaaaaatcaccaaaaataTATCATATGGTATGAATCCACTCAAATACCAGTAAAAGTGTGTCTCCATGACAtacatttgtttaaattatttttaaaagacaaaccaCTACACACAAACTAAATTTACTCTTCcagctgagaaaaataaaatacattatcagAAATAATTTTAGATGGCTGGATATAAAAATTAATCTGGGAACCACGGAAATGGATTAGTGAAGGTCCCATGCTGTAGAACTATGAAGACCTGTGCTCAATCTCCATCACCCATATGAAGTAAGCTGGGCATAGTTGTGTGTGCCAAaatgccagcactggagagggaggagacaaaGGTGGAGTCTTGGTTCTTGCTGGTCAGTTTAAGCAAAACTGTGAGaatcaggttcagtgagagaccctgcctcaagggaataagttggagagtgatagagcaggatgCCTGatatcttcctctggcctctgtgggtacacacaaggacacacatacctgcacatacacacacacacacacacacacacacacacacacacacacacgtacacacacacacacacacacctaatctacttccattatttcttttaatgattCTTTCATATTTTGATTCTGATTTCACACTGCATGCTATGCTAATCTTGAATTCTGGACGTTAACCCAGCAGCATGGAGAAACAGTGTGAGAGGACTTCCTAACATCCATTCCCTGATGGGGCACAAGACATGTGGTAGTTTTAGGTAGGTTTGGTGGTTCATGATTCTCCAGGCCCTCCAAGCTGTGTTTGTTCCTATTGTTGACATGGAAACATCCCCTAAAACATCTAATTCTTCCATAAGCATGCTGTGATAGCTGAGTTAGCTATGTAACCAAGCCTGCGACTGGATCCTCAACTGAGTCAGCTCTGCATGGCCTCTGCTCTACATCTCTGGAATGACAGTTGTTCTTTCAGAGAGAGATGAACTTAGCACACTCTTGGCACAAGTTAAGAGATGTATCAAATTTGACATTGCTATTCTTCCTTAAAATATCACCCCAAGGAGAGTTGCCAGGGAGCAGGGTTGTTGTTTCTTGAGGACATACAGCATTATTGGCTTGGTTCCaggaattttcttttcattcacaattaatatttgaatttcctaggaaaaaaaattctgggTAATCTCACTTGAGTCTTGATTTCACTCCAGGTTGGAATGTTTCAtcaggagaaaaaaacagaattgtCCTCCTCTACTGGGTTATGGGGTCACCCCCACCTTGTGATGGTCAAATGATTCTGAAGAGTCAGAATCCCTGAGAATTTGGAATATAACATTGTAATGTGAAGGAGTAGTGAGCTGCCAGTAGCAATAGCTATTTATACCGATAAGAAAAGTAAACATTCCCATAGATGATCTCCTGGAAAAGAGAGTTCACTGATCCATTTGTCCTTTTCTATATGTGGCTCATTATCTTCAGAGTTGTCTGTTTGTTCACAAATATTTCTAAGAAGGCAAGATGCATGTCCCCAGTGGCACCTTCCATCACTGACAACCAAATCTCTCCTTCAAGTCCATTGTTTGCTCACGTAGCGCCAAAGTTCCATGTCTACTTTATTATAATGTTGTGTCTGAATCTTAAGAGGTCAAAGATGCTTTCTGATCATTCTTCCCACAGCTGCCTTCACCTCCTTGTTCTTCAGGCTGTAGATGAGGGGGTTCAGCATGGGAGTGATGAGACTGTATTGCAGAGAGAAGACCATTTCCACAGGGGACCCTGAAGCTGGTAACAGATAGCTGATGAAACCTGAGCCATAGAACAAGATCACAGTAGTGAGGTGGGACAAGCAGGTGGAGAAAGCTTTGCTTCTGCCTGTGCTGGAGCTGACCCTCAGGACAGTGGAGACAATGCGAGCATAAGAGCAAACGATCATAACAAGGGTTCCAAAGAAATGCACGACCGAGGAGCACAGCAGGAGTATGAAATTGGTAGAGGTATCAGAGCAGGatagagggaagagagaggacagcTCACAGCTGAAGTGAGGAATAGTTTGGTCCTCACAGAAATCTAAACTGACAGCGAGAAGGATATTGAGGAGAGCATCAACAAAGGCTAGACCCCAGGAGATCCACACCAGTCCCACACAGAGCTGGTTACTCATCACCTGGCTATAGAGCAAAGGTGAACTGATGgcaacatagcggtcataggccattgcaGCCAGTAGACAGGCCTCTGTGCCACCAGTGgcaaacacaaagaaagcctgaGCCAAACAACTTTCAACAAGGATGGATTTGTCCTCTGAAAGTAGGTTCTCCAGCATCTTGGGAGCTGTGACAGATGAGTGGCACAGGTCTAGGAAAGACAGTTGTCTCAAGAAGAAATACATAGGTGTGTGGAGGTGAGAATCAGCTGCAATCACGAGCAGCATCAAGGAGTTTCCCACCAGGGTGAGGAGGTAAACCAGAAGGAAGAGAGCAAAGAGTATAGGCCGAACGTAGGGGTCGGTGGATAGTCCAAGGAGAACAAACTCTCGGACAGCACTGTGGTTTCTCATCactgtagagaaaaaaaaacaaacaagatccaTCAAGACCCTTAGTGCCCCTTGGCTCCCCCAGACTGAAATCTCGTTATCCATAAATCTCTGCCCACCCATTTAAAAACAATCTCCCTGACCATTGCTGCACCATTATTAATCATCAACATTATCTTTATTATGATGCCTTTTTCTGAGCTCAGGGTTATCTCGCTACTGAGAGTGATCCATGTGAGAAAGGTTTCTGATTGGAGATAGAGAAAAAATCCCAAGAGGGAATTACCTGAGAGATAAAGAGAAAGTTTTATGCAGATGCATGAACACTGTGTAGTCCACAAACGTTAGAAGAAAAAGTCAAGGGTGCTGGACGGGGCACAAAAGAACCACAATTCTGACTTCATTGcttccatttaattttaaatgacaCCTTTGCTTGggcctgtgcacatgtgcactAACGTGTTCACTTGCCCACCAGAAATTAAAAAGGCactgagagaaataaaaactaagcaTAAACTGTGGGAATACagccaaaatgaaaacagtaatgtCAGGAAACAGCCAGATCTCCAAGAACCTAGAGGCTTTGCCTCATGGGCCTCGTATAATAGTGTGTGTAATAAGCATCAATGCTAGACCTTTCATTCTGCAGGCTTCTTCCCTGAAGTCATCTAATGCCAGAAATATCACCCATCACTGATTTGTGCAAGCTATAggtcaaatttaaaacaaacaattacCGAATACAACATGAAAGGCTTTCTTTTAGATCCAACACTACTATAGGGATAGAGGGTAAAGTTAATTTTCCTTACCCAAGAGGAAAATAACCAGAGTTTTTATCTTGGAACCAAATAAAAGGCATCATGCATAGTAACTGGCCCTCACTGTTTATCCTTgatggaaagaaaacacacacacacacacacacacacacacacagagagagagagagagagaagggggggcgGGACAAGCCAATCTGTATAAGTGAAGTGTGAGCTTCTAAACAGTTTGAAGTCCCTATTCTAACAGGCACTTGGCACAAGCAGaagggagaaaagcaaaagtcagcAAAGCTGAACGGAATCCACTTTCATGTGACCCAATCcctgcctttctccttctccaatTAGATATGCTGTGGTGTCGGCCAAGGGAGGTGccttgcttggtttggttttatggAGCGTTCTTTAAAACTGTAGCACTTAACACTATGTAACTTAGAAAGCAGCAAAACCTCAGTAGATTTACAAACAGCCACGGAGATCTCTTAGTGCCCCTAAGAGATCAATTGACAAAGATTAGAACATGACCTTTCAGTGGGAGGCAGAGTTGTGGGTGCTCCACACAGCTGAGGTCAGCTTCCACAGTGCCCATCCCCGCATGCCAGGACAAACACCAAACAGCAAAGCCCACTGCCTCTCACCCACATCCTAGAGCAACTGCAGGCCACAGAGTAAGGTTGCTCACAGAAAGGGGCAAAAGGAATGAAGTCACACCTAGATGGGGACACGGTGAGAAAGCAGGCAGCCACCTGCAAGCTGAGGAAAGTGGCCTCCAGGGAAACCAACCTTATTTTCACCTTGAGCCTAGATTGCTAGTTTCACAATACGAtagaattttctgtttttacaatAACTCTGTATAGGAATTGCTCAGAGCTGAACACTGtcttgaagaataaagaaactgTGCTCCGGAAGGCTTCATATCCCACCTGTTCAAAAACAACTCAACGGCTCTCAGGATGTCTTAGCAGGTAACGGtacttgctaccaaacctgatgaccagagttccatccctgggaccatccccctcccccatggtggaagaagagaacggACTCCCATATGCTGCCCTCTGAACTCTGCACATGTACTGTGATGTGTGTCTGCCCACACCCATAGGCAAACACACATGAAAGACTCAGTGCTAGATATCATTTCAATTGTTGATAATTGCCTTAGGGTAGCAGTGGGGCTGAGGTAATGCAGGAGAACATGCTTGTTTGTGTGAGGTGAATAGTTAAGGATTAAGGGACAAATGAGTGCTCAAGTGTCATCATCATCCTGCACTTTCAATGACACAGCAGGACAATCCACAGGTGCACCAGCACAGAGCTCTGTAAACGCAAAGATGAGCACCTACACTAAGCAGCATATTAACGCTTGAATCTAGGCTGAACTGTAACAGTGTACAAATCTTTCAACTTCTCTGTAtgcttaaagttattaaaattttaaaatgtccttaaGGGCTGAGGTGTCCCTCAGCTGAGCACCGGAGCTCAGAGCTAAAATCCACTCATGAGGAGGGATAGAGATGGGCaggtcctggagctcactggccagccagcctagctttcttgcagagttccaggccagagcaAGACActgtcaaaagcaaaaaacaaggtGCTGGGAAAATACCTCTGTGActatactggctgctcttccagaggaccatgttcaatacccagcactcatatggtgaTCAACAagagtctgtaactccagtccaggggatcaaaggccctcttctggcctctgggggctcCAGGCACGTGCATGGTGTATAGACAcctgtgcagacaaaacacccatacacacaaaataaatgtttaaagaatcagaaacaaaaaagacaccTAATAAACAACACCCAAATTGTCCTTTGGCACATAaccaaacatgtacacacatccacacatggacacacacgtAAATTAAACAACTAACTTTTACTTAGTTAACAAGCTTACCCATCAAAAGAATTAGAATTAACACAAATTAATACTTTAATGCagttatatatacatttatatatgtgtgagtacacacataTCAATTATCGTCTATTTCCTTTATTTAAGCTTCTGGTAAACTGATACGCTTGGTTTACATGCACCCCCTCTACCCTGGTCAAAGCAATCTctaaataggtatttatttaaacatgtaattaaaatatctGTTTATGCCCCTCTTTTTCTGTTAAGTGGCAGATATGAATCATTATCTCTGtgagacaaaaatatacacactCCCTGAGTCCACATAAAAGATGGCAGACAGTAACCAAAACAGACAAGTGGCCGAGAAATTCACTTCAGATAGCTTCAGGTCCCTGcagtaggagaatgagaaggttaagatttagttttaaaaaacaaacaaacaaacaaaaaaagatttatcaGCATGAGGAAAAGTGGTAGTTAGGAAGCAAAATCAAGCCAGCTATTTTCTCTGTGGTGCCTTAACCACATACCCCGATCAATTGCTTTA
This DNA window, taken from Cricetulus griseus strain 17A/GY chromosome 2, alternate assembly CriGri-PICRH-1.0, whole genome shotgun sequence, encodes the following:
- the LOC100753793 gene encoding olfactory receptor 8S1 codes for the protein MRNHSAVREFVLLGLSTDPYVRPILFALFLLVYLLTLVGNSLMLLVIAADSHLHTPMYFFLRQLSFLDLCHSSVTAPKMLENLLSEDKSILVESCLAQAFFVFATGGTEACLLAAMAYDRYVAISSPLLYSQVMSNQLCVGLVWISWGLAFVDALLNILLAVSLDFCEDQTIPHFSCELSSLFPLSCSDTSTNFILLLCSSVVHFFGTLVMIVCSYARIVSTVLRVSSSTGRSKAFSTCLSHLTTVILFYGSGFISYLLPASGSPVEMVFSLQYSLITPMLNPLIYSLKNKEVKAAVGRMIRKHL